A single genomic interval of Lewinellaceae bacterium harbors:
- a CDS encoding M28 family peptidase, whose translation MKKAYFFFGMLFLGFIPHSIAQQNITVTSSEVERILRGNYDAVDFLPSVLLNHPEDIVDGILAEVSADSLKQYLLALSTFENRNTGSDTSSATVGMGAARRWAYGKMESFGARQENRLRASYLQFDQDICGVEQHRNVFAVLPGIGPHKNEMVLVEGHMDSRCEDVCDTDCLAHGMEDNGSGTALVLELARVMSRFAFDRTLVFLITTGEEQGLFGAEAFAIYCAENQIPVRAVYNNDIVGGIICGQTASPPGCPGLNEIDSINVRLYSSGPGRQLARFAHLEYQEELLSKMPVPTVLNIMSREDRVGRGGDHIPFRERGFPAMRFTSANEHGDGNPGQANYDDRQHTREDVLGVDTDGDSVIDSFFVDFNYLARNAVINGNAVAMSALGPPAPGDFIVERIDNGLRYEIVDPTENNLYRLGIRPNSTIYYDTLLYVTKKIDTLYFLEPATPYYLSVAAVDSNGVESQFTSEEFNFFTTSLEEQPYLSDGGITLLQNRPNPFDEATTISVLVERPVDYQQALIRVADTQGRELARYPIELKQGLIEVLYGYEKHGYQRGTYYYSLVIDGRVYDTKAMVYAY comes from the coding sequence ATGAAAAAGGCTTACTTCTTTTTTGGGATGCTGTTTTTGGGGTTTATCCCCCATTCCATTGCCCAGCAGAACATTACTGTAACCAGCTCTGAGGTGGAACGAATCCTTCGTGGCAATTACGATGCCGTGGATTTTCTGCCGTCCGTTCTCCTCAACCATCCGGAAGATATTGTTGATGGAATACTGGCCGAAGTATCTGCCGATTCGCTGAAGCAGTACTTACTCGCCCTCTCCACTTTCGAAAACCGCAATACGGGCTCCGACACCAGCAGCGCCACCGTTGGCATGGGCGCTGCCCGGCGCTGGGCCTACGGCAAAATGGAATCTTTCGGCGCCCGGCAGGAAAACCGCCTGCGCGCCTCCTACCTGCAATTCGACCAGGACATCTGCGGCGTGGAGCAGCACCGCAACGTCTTTGCCGTGCTTCCCGGCATCGGTCCGCATAAAAATGAAATGGTTTTGGTCGAAGGCCACATGGATAGCCGCTGCGAAGACGTTTGCGACACCGATTGCCTGGCCCACGGCATGGAAGACAACGGCAGCGGCACCGCGCTGGTGCTGGAACTGGCCAGAGTGATGAGCCGCTTCGCTTTCGACCGCACCCTGGTTTTCCTCATAACCACCGGCGAAGAGCAGGGGCTGTTCGGCGCCGAAGCCTTTGCCATCTATTGTGCTGAGAACCAAATACCGGTGCGGGCGGTATACAACAACGACATCGTAGGCGGCATCATCTGCGGCCAGACGGCTTCCCCTCCCGGCTGCCCGGGCCTCAACGAGATCGACAGCATCAACGTGCGTCTCTACTCCAGCGGGCCAGGGCGGCAACTGGCCCGCTTCGCCCACCTGGAATACCAGGAAGAACTCCTTTCGAAAATGCCCGTCCCCACAGTGCTGAACATCATGAGCCGCGAGGACCGCGTGGGCCGCGGCGGCGACCACATCCCCTTCCGGGAACGGGGATTCCCCGCCATGCGCTTCACCTCCGCCAATGAACACGGCGACGGCAACCCCGGCCAGGCCAACTACGACGACCGCCAGCACACCAGGGAGGACGTGCTGGGCGTAGATACGGACGGCGACAGCGTGATCGACAGCTTTTTCGTCGACTTCAACTACCTGGCCCGCAATGCCGTCATCAATGGCAACGCTGTGGCCATGAGCGCGTTGGGACCGCCTGCGCCAGGGGACTTCATCGTCGAAAGAATCGACAACGGCCTGCGCTACGAAATTGTCGATCCAACCGAAAATAACCTGTATCGCCTCGGCATCCGGCCCAACTCCACCATCTATTATGACACCCTGCTGTATGTCACCAAAAAGATAGACACCCTTTACTTCCTGGAACCCGCTACCCCCTATTACCTCTCTGTCGCGGCCGTGGACAGCAACGGCGTAGAAAGCCAGTTCACCAGCGAGGAGTTCAACTTTTTCACCACCAGCCTGGAGGAGCAGCCCTATCTGTCGGACGGGGGGATCACGCTGTTGCAAAACCGCCCCAACCCCTTCGACGAGGCTACCACTATTTCCGTGCTGGTGGAGCGCCCGGTCGACTACCAGCAGGCCCTCATCCGCGTAGCAGACACCCAGGGCAGGGAACTGGCCCGCTACCCCATCGAGCTAAAACAAGGCCTGATTGAGGTGCTGTACGGTTATGAAAAACACGGATATCAGCGGGGAACGTATTACTACAGCCTCGTCATCGACGGGCGGGTGTATGATACGAAGGCGATGGTGTATGCTTATTGA
- a CDS encoding DUF2442 domain-containing protein: MGVPYTWFWRLAQASPEQRQNWRFISGGYGIHWADIDEDISIAGILKGNKNPVPPTRHKT; encoded by the coding sequence ATTGGAGTCCCTTACACCTGGTTCTGGCGCCTCGCACAAGCCAGCCCGGAACAACGCCAAAACTGGCGGTTCATTAGTGGCGGCTACGGAATCCACTGGGCAGATATAGATGAAGACATATCGATTGCCGGCATCCTGAAAGGCAACAAGAACCCGGTGCCGCCAACCAGGCATAAAACCTGA
- the cas1 gene encoding CRISPR-associated endonuclease Cas1 → MKKIFVYGMLYGVVESAIFASGLDPYLGILHADEYKKPTFAFDLIEPFRPWVDALIAQLCREGLLEGKHFTPKENGFWLSKEVGFLKKFEHNCNFKN, encoded by the coding sequence GTGAAGAAAATTTTCGTATACGGCATGCTGTATGGAGTAGTAGAGAGCGCTATTTTTGCCTCCGGGCTCGACCCCTATTTGGGCATCCTTCACGCCGACGAATACAAAAAACCGACCTTTGCTTTTGACCTGATCGAACCTTTCCGGCCTTGGGTGGACGCCCTGATCGCACAACTTTGTCGGGAAGGCTTGCTGGAGGGCAAGCATTTTACCCCAAAGGAAAACGGGTTCTGGCTGTCGAAAGAAGTTGGATTCTTAAAAAAATTCGAGCATAATTGTAACTTTAAAAATTAA
- a CDS encoding IS630 family transposase: MLTLNISQADIVSANYERIHNPVLAIRKRMDALYWASQEYSRQEAAQLSGVHRNSVKNYIKLYNKGGLEALTSFQYKGFDSVLSGYRVTLEAYFREHPPRTAKEAAARVEELTGQALSVDEVRRFMHKIGMKPLKTGHVPGKANPEKQQQFLDQELLPLIEMAQAGQCHLFFMDAAHFILMPFVGILWCFARMFIKAASGRNRINVLGALNFVTRKMETVVNTTYVNADTVAELLKKLAQNYTALPLYVVLDNARYQHCHYIKELALSLNIHLVFLPPYSPNLNLIERVWRYIKKDVLGTRYYDCAEKFHNAIRQALNDINHNPETQSSLKTLITPNFQTFAQNLLQ; the protein is encoded by the coding sequence ATGCTTACTCTCAATATCAGCCAAGCCGATATTGTATCGGCAAATTACGAAAGAATTCACAATCCTGTGCTAGCCATCCGCAAGAGGATGGATGCCCTTTATTGGGCCAGCCAAGAATACAGCCGGCAGGAAGCCGCCCAGCTAAGCGGTGTACACCGCAACTCTGTAAAGAACTACATCAAACTCTACAACAAAGGAGGGCTGGAAGCCTTGACAAGCTTTCAATACAAGGGTTTCGATTCAGTTCTTTCAGGATACCGTGTCACGCTTGAAGCTTATTTTCGAGAACACCCTCCCCGCACAGCCAAGGAGGCGGCAGCCAGAGTGGAAGAGTTAACCGGCCAGGCATTAAGCGTGGACGAAGTGCGCCGCTTCATGCATAAGATTGGGATGAAGCCCCTCAAAACCGGCCATGTGCCCGGCAAGGCTAACCCTGAAAAGCAGCAGCAATTCCTGGATCAGGAGTTGTTGCCCTTAATAGAAATGGCGCAAGCTGGGCAATGCCACCTGTTCTTCATGGATGCGGCTCACTTTATATTGATGCCTTTCGTAGGGATATTATGGTGTTTCGCCCGGATGTTTATTAAAGCCGCTTCAGGCCGTAACCGGATCAATGTCCTTGGCGCCTTGAATTTCGTTACCCGCAAAATGGAAACTGTGGTGAACACAACCTATGTCAATGCCGATACAGTAGCCGAACTGTTGAAAAAGCTGGCGCAAAATTACACGGCATTGCCTTTATATGTGGTGTTGGACAATGCCCGCTACCAGCATTGCCATTATATCAAAGAACTGGCCCTGTCGCTCAATATCCACCTTGTTTTCTTGCCGCCATACTCGCCTAACCTCAACCTAATCGAAAGAGTGTGGCGTTACATTAAAAAGGATGTGTTGGGCACTCGATATTACGACTGTGCTGAAAAATTCCATAACGCCATCAGGCAAGCCCTCAATGATATCAATCATAACCCTGAAACCCAAAGCAGCCTCAAAACCTTGATTACGCCCAATTTTCAAACTTTTGCACAAAACCTATTGCAGTGA
- a CDS encoding DUF547 domain-containing protein encodes MPRSLLFALGLLAFASCQSEKPREQTNTAPPTQLAALEDKAAQQNAPPAASLENSPEADQAKAGKAATQQPQRATAIAKTRELKVDKPAKKEASKANSSLVKTAETSKEKPEPSKLYLHSPETSSPPPPSHQSWDGLLQKHVSSAGTVNYKGLLADKAKLQAYLDELAANPAGKSWSRNEKLAYWINAYNAFTVKLILDHYPVSSITKIHGGKPWDVKWIKLGDNTYSLNNIENDIIRPQFNEPRIHFAVNCAARSCPPLLNRAWTADNLNRYLDQQARSFINNPKYNEIGPETVEISKIFEWYAADFGNIIDYLNKYSETQVQEDAKVSYKEYDWGLNE; translated from the coding sequence ATGCCCCGCAGCCTGCTTTTTGCCCTCGGCCTCCTTGCCTTCGCTTCCTGCCAATCTGAAAAACCCAGGGAGCAAACAAACACTGCCCCTCCCACTCAATTGGCCGCCCTGGAGGACAAGGCAGCTCAACAGAACGCCCCTCCGGCCGCATCCTTGGAAAATAGCCCGGAAGCCGACCAGGCAAAAGCGGGGAAGGCCGCCACGCAGCAACCCCAACGCGCCACCGCCATTGCCAAAACCAGGGAACTCAAAGTAGATAAGCCAGCAAAAAAGGAAGCTTCCAAAGCCAATAGCTCTTTGGTAAAAACTGCGGAAACCTCCAAGGAAAAACCCGAGCCATCCAAACTCTATCTTCATTCGCCAGAAACCAGCAGCCCGCCTCCTCCCAGCCACCAAAGCTGGGACGGGCTGCTCCAAAAGCACGTCTCCTCCGCCGGCACGGTCAACTACAAAGGCTTGCTGGCGGACAAGGCCAAACTCCAGGCCTACCTCGACGAATTGGCCGCCAACCCGGCAGGCAAAAGCTGGAGCCGCAACGAAAAACTGGCTTACTGGATCAATGCCTACAACGCCTTCACCGTCAAGCTCATCCTGGACCACTACCCCGTGTCCAGCATCACGAAAATTCACGGCGGCAAGCCCTGGGATGTGAAATGGATCAAACTGGGCGATAATACCTACTCTCTCAACAACATCGAAAATGACATCATCCGGCCCCAGTTCAACGAGCCCCGCATCCATTTTGCCGTCAATTGCGCCGCCCGCTCCTGCCCTCCCCTGCTCAACCGGGCCTGGACGGCCGACAACCTCAACCGGTATCTCGACCAACAGGCCCGCAGTTTCATCAACAATCCCAAATACAACGAGATCGGCCCGGAAACCGTGGAAATCTCTAAAATCTTCGAATGGTATGCCGCTGATTTTGGCAACATCATCGATTATCTCAATAAGTATTCCGAGACTCAAGTACAGGAAGATGCAAAAGTGAGTTATAAGGAATATGACTGGGGGTTGAATGAGTGA
- a CDS encoding RNA methyltransferase, which yields MHLPKAFAERMQAQLGSEWPDFLQALRSPPPVSVRLNSLKNFNFQENAGKVKWSSNGVYLPERPVFTLDPSFHAGAYYVQEASSMFVGEAVRQLVPPEEPVRALDLCAAPGGKSTQLLSTLSPDSLVLANEVIRSRYQALRHNLIKWGYPNAGTSMHDSREFSGLEGFFNLILVDAPCSGEGLFRKAPAATAEWSVEGVSLCAGRQKRILADAVKLLAPDGLLLYCTCTYNRQENEENAEWLKGAFGLSPAPLQLEAGWGIMSTGLGYQFYPHRVKGEGFYLAAFRKAGGQPYHGSKPGALSPRGYQPLPGRTAEQLKEWVREPEKLAFFQNASGRIIAFPRLHQEPVARLSQALVRFQPGTELGQFKNKDFVPAHALALSSLAANSIPRVALEREAALRYLKKENIAIEKAPQGWALVAFEGLPLGWMKGLKNRINNYFPKEWRIRMKV from the coding sequence ATGCATTTACCCAAAGCTTTTGCCGAACGAATGCAGGCCCAACTGGGCAGCGAATGGCCGGATTTCCTGCAGGCGCTTCGCTCCCCTCCCCCGGTTAGCGTCCGCTTAAATTCTTTGAAAAATTTTAATTTTCAAGAAAATGCTGGAAAAGTAAAATGGAGTTCTAACGGAGTATATCTTCCCGAACGGCCGGTTTTCACCCTCGACCCCAGTTTTCATGCGGGCGCTTACTATGTTCAGGAAGCCTCCTCCATGTTTGTCGGTGAGGCGGTGCGGCAGTTGGTTCCGCCGGAAGAGCCGGTTCGGGCGCTGGACCTCTGCGCCGCGCCCGGAGGGAAGAGCACCCAATTGCTTTCTACCTTGTCGCCGGACAGCCTGGTGCTGGCCAACGAAGTTATCCGTTCCCGTTACCAGGCCCTGCGGCACAACCTCATCAAGTGGGGTTATCCCAACGCCGGCACCAGCATGCACGACAGCCGGGAGTTCAGCGGGCTCGAAGGCTTTTTCAACCTGATCCTGGTAGATGCGCCCTGTTCGGGAGAAGGGTTGTTCAGAAAGGCCCCCGCCGCCACGGCCGAATGGTCGGTGGAAGGCGTGAGCCTCTGTGCCGGCCGGCAAAAGCGGATCCTGGCGGATGCGGTAAAGTTGCTGGCCCCGGATGGCCTATTGCTGTATTGCACCTGCACCTACAACCGGCAGGAGAATGAAGAGAACGCCGAATGGCTGAAAGGCGCCTTCGGGCTTAGCCCGGCCCCTCTTCAACTGGAAGCCGGATGGGGTATTATGAGCACGGGCCTGGGTTATCAATTTTATCCGCACCGGGTAAAAGGAGAGGGTTTTTACCTGGCTGCTTTCCGAAAAGCGGGCGGCCAGCCATATCATGGCTCAAAACCCGGAGCGTTGTCGCCCCGGGGCTACCAGCCTTTGCCTGGAAGAACAGCGGAGCAGTTGAAGGAATGGGTGCGCGAACCCGAAAAGCTGGCGTTTTTTCAAAATGCATCGGGCAGGATCATAGCGTTTCCCCGGTTACATCAGGAGCCGGTGGCCAGGCTGAGCCAGGCGCTGGTCCGTTTTCAGCCGGGTACGGAGTTGGGACAGTTTAAGAACAAAGATTTCGTGCCCGCCCATGCCCTGGCGCTCAGCTCCCTGGCGGCCAACTCGATACCCCGGGTAGCCCTGGAACGGGAGGCCGCCTTGCGATACTTGAAAAAAGAAAATATAGCCATTGAGAAAGCTCCTCAAGGTTGGGCCCTCGTTGCCTTTGAAGGGTTGCCGTTAGGGTGGATGAAAGGGTTGAAAAACAGGATCAACAACTATTTTCCCAAGGAATGGCGCATCCGCATGAAGGTTTAA
- a CDS encoding Crp/Fnr family transcriptional regulator translates to MNAEAKTSFIGLFPLFDMLPEEEKGRLADMMEVKLKPKYSFIYMPGDSSDYIYFLAKGTVKIGTHSTDGKEIIKSLIHPTAMFGELGLIGEKERTDFAQALKEDVHLYQLKVEDLKKLMRYNFELCSYVMNLFGGRLMRAESKLESLIFKDARTRIIEFIKDSVNKRGRRVGYEMLLKHSLTHQDIANITCTSRQTVTLVLNELKKSDLIYFNRGKILVRDMAKLA, encoded by the coding sequence ATGAATGCTGAAGCTAAAACATCTTTTATTGGCCTTTTTCCACTCTTTGACATGCTCCCCGAAGAGGAAAAGGGCCGCCTGGCAGATATGATGGAAGTCAAATTAAAACCTAAGTATAGTTTTATCTACATGCCCGGAGACTCTTCTGACTACATTTATTTTCTGGCCAAGGGCACGGTAAAGATCGGGACTCACTCTACAGATGGCAAGGAAATCATCAAATCCCTCATCCACCCTACCGCCATGTTTGGCGAACTGGGGCTGATCGGCGAGAAAGAGCGCACGGATTTTGCCCAGGCGCTCAAAGAGGACGTTCACCTGTATCAGCTCAAGGTGGAAGACCTCAAAAAGCTGATGCGCTATAATTTTGAGCTTTGCAGCTACGTAATGAACCTCTTCGGAGGCCGCCTCATGAGAGCGGAGAGCAAGCTCGAATCGCTTATTTTTAAGGACGCCCGCACCCGTATCATCGAATTCATCAAAGATTCGGTCAATAAGCGGGGGCGAAGAGTTGGTTATGAAATGTTGCTGAAGCACTCGCTTACCCACCAGGACATCGCGAACATTACCTGTACTTCCCGGCAGACTGTCACCCTGGTTTTAAACGAGTTGAAAAAATCAGACCTGATCTATTTTAACCGGGGCAAGATACTGGTGCGGGATATGGCGAAGCTGGCCTGA
- a CDS encoding DUF4249 domain-containing protein, producing MLLTIFGCEQPSSLRLEKPDPKLVVVSNFTRDKAVQVFVSKSQSILDEETTEYVLDATVEIYEDDVYLETLSLVEPMHAEAEVPYYTTRNLVPKVNTTYTIQVDASCCASATAKSRIPNSIDFSSVSISDFTLVESQDTEEFFVNYRVKMSFEDPGEEKNYYHISLLQQINEYSFNEGDTAITDSYHLSLVFNPEENGNGRVAHINGGLLLEDNMSNDGEVIDFEIPLNIRLKKNEELLGQLFLELRAVTEEYYRYFSDLSLQKESSGSPFAEPVFIYDNIDGGLGVFAGYNSSLDSLYLQ from the coding sequence TTGCTTCTAACCATTTTTGGTTGCGAACAACCCTCGTCGCTTCGCCTGGAGAAGCCCGACCCCAAACTGGTGGTCGTCAGCAATTTTACGAGAGACAAAGCCGTACAGGTATTCGTCTCAAAATCGCAGTCCATCCTGGATGAAGAAACGACAGAATACGTACTGGACGCCACAGTGGAGATTTACGAGGATGATGTCTATCTGGAAACGCTGAGCCTGGTAGAACCCATGCACGCTGAGGCTGAAGTGCCCTACTATACCACCCGGAACCTGGTTCCAAAAGTGAATACGACCTATACCATTCAGGTTGACGCGTCCTGCTGTGCTTCCGCCACTGCAAAAAGCAGGATTCCCAATTCCATTGACTTTTCTTCAGTCAGCATTTCCGATTTCACTCTGGTGGAAAGCCAGGATACTGAAGAATTTTTCGTGAATTATCGGGTGAAAATGAGTTTTGAGGATCCCGGCGAGGAGAAGAACTATTACCATATCAGCCTGCTTCAGCAGATAAATGAATACAGCTTCAACGAAGGGGATACGGCCATTACCGATTCCTATCACCTCTCGCTGGTGTTCAACCCTGAGGAAAATGGCAATGGCCGGGTGGCCCACATCAACGGAGGGCTGTTGCTGGAAGATAATATGTCGAACGACGGCGAGGTGATCGATTTCGAAATCCCGTTGAACATTCGGCTGAAAAAGAATGAAGAACTGCTCGGCCAGCTTTTTCTGGAGCTGCGCGCCGTCACGGAAGAATATTATCGCTATTTTTCGGACCTCAGCCTGCAAAAAGAATCTTCCGGCTCTCCTTTTGCCGAGCCGGTATTCATCTACGACAACATCGACGGAGGCCTGGGCGTCTTTGCCGGATATAACTCCTCCCTGGATTCTCTTTATCTGCAATAA
- a CDS encoding TonB-dependent receptor, translating into MKRLYLLLAVFLSAMALRAQSVLEQPVSIVGKGLSLEEALYRLSDQEGVNLSFSNDILPLRRLNIDIREGTLAQALEELLRGTALGYRQVGSQVVIFLPDRRRFTISGFLRDARTGERLISANIQDLHTGMGAVTNEYGFYSLTLPAGQASLSYSYLGYGAERRELSLQEDMQQDVSLHPSLTLEPVEVIGERLKARPGLAASSSIHDLSIQQTERLPALAGEADIIRMVHLLPGVQTGTDGVGGLHIRGGNNGQNLIMIDGVPVYNISHAAGIFSVFNTSAISSARLIKGGFPARYGGRLSSVLDIRTREGNRRAFGLRGDVGLLSGRLSLEGPIVQEKSSFFVSGRWSFIDWYLQPLTRSLKADKGEDGFVGYRFHDLNAKLNYSLSPKNHLYLSYYSGSDHYSNSGSSADTLQARQGNMAEPAFYAFEQYYSDRIRWGNRVASLRWNHLFSDKLFANLAATYSALDVRINYNATDSLVALSSQNTLDRLIDIGRYSSNITDLGLRLDFDFIPSPSHYIRFGANITRHRFLPGVFAYDLIEKSGNGNVVPPGDIADGAIRAMEYSAYIEDEARLGQRLLLNLGVHLAAYQVRQKAYFSPQPRLSLAWQVHKDWKLEAYLSRMQQFVHLLSNSALGLPTEVWVPSTEELAPQEGWQAGVGTTWSFPKGWQASLEAYAKSMDQLLSYSEGALFLNDWEGNVTSGSGRAYGMEGMLGKRVGKTTGWLAYSLAYADRQYEFVNNGRPYPYKYDRRHDLKVAFSHRIQDWIEISANWIFSSGFAFSLPAEKYDIILPGPGEPPITVIEYGSKNAYRMPPYHRLDLGANFYFNTDRVHHTINVGVYNLYNRRNPLYYDLRNHYEEEEGQIQLKKEFVPVSIIPMMPSLNYSVKF; encoded by the coding sequence ATGAAGCGGCTTTACTTGCTCCTGGCGGTTTTTCTGTCTGCTATGGCCCTGCGCGCCCAAAGTGTGCTGGAGCAGCCTGTTTCTATCGTCGGCAAGGGCCTTTCGCTGGAAGAAGCCCTTTACCGGTTGTCCGACCAGGAAGGAGTGAATCTTTCTTTCAGCAACGACATCCTGCCGCTTCGCCGCCTGAATATAGATATCCGGGAGGGTACTTTGGCCCAGGCGCTGGAAGAGTTGCTCAGGGGCACCGCCCTCGGATACCGGCAGGTGGGTTCTCAGGTGGTCATCTTCCTGCCTGACCGGCGCCGATTTACCATCAGCGGTTTTTTGCGGGATGCCCGGACCGGCGAGCGGTTGATCAGCGCCAACATTCAGGACCTGCATACGGGCATGGGCGCCGTTACCAACGAATACGGTTTTTACTCTCTCACCCTGCCTGCCGGGCAGGCAAGCCTGTCGTATTCTTACCTGGGCTATGGCGCCGAGCGCCGGGAGTTGTCGCTTCAGGAAGATATGCAGCAGGACGTTTCCCTCCATCCTTCCCTCACCCTGGAACCGGTGGAAGTCATTGGCGAACGCCTCAAGGCCAGGCCGGGGCTTGCCGCATCTTCCTCTATCCACGACCTGAGCATCCAGCAAACCGAGCGCCTGCCGGCCCTGGCCGGAGAGGCGGATATCATCCGGATGGTGCATCTGCTGCCCGGGGTGCAGACCGGAACAGACGGGGTAGGGGGCCTGCATATCCGCGGCGGCAATAACGGGCAGAACCTGATCATGATCGATGGGGTTCCGGTATACAACATCTCTCATGCGGCCGGTATTTTTTCTGTTTTTAATACCAGCGCGATCAGTTCGGCCCGCCTGATCAAAGGGGGTTTTCCGGCCCGTTACGGCGGCAGGCTCTCTTCGGTGCTCGACATACGCACCCGCGAAGGCAACCGCAGGGCATTCGGGCTGAGAGGAGATGTGGGGTTGCTGTCCGGCCGCCTGTCCCTGGAAGGGCCCATCGTCCAGGAAAAGAGCAGCTTTTTCGTCTCCGGCCGCTGGTCATTTATCGATTGGTATCTTCAGCCGCTTACGCGCAGCCTCAAGGCCGACAAGGGCGAAGATGGTTTTGTCGGCTACCGGTTTCACGACCTGAACGCCAAACTGAATTATTCTCTTTCTCCTAAAAACCATCTATACCTGAGTTATTATTCGGGGTCCGACCATTATTCCAACAGCGGTAGTTCGGCAGATACGCTGCAGGCCCGGCAGGGCAATATGGCCGAACCGGCCTTTTACGCTTTCGAGCAATACTATTCCGACCGCATCCGGTGGGGCAACCGGGTAGCCTCCCTGCGGTGGAACCATTTGTTCAGCGACAAGCTGTTTGCCAACCTGGCGGCAACGTACAGCGCCCTTGACGTCCGGATCAACTACAACGCCACGGATTCGCTGGTGGCGCTTTCCAGCCAAAACACGCTGGACCGCCTCATCGATATCGGGCGGTATTCGAGCAACATTACCGACCTGGGCCTTCGCCTGGATTTCGATTTCATTCCTTCTCCCAGCCATTACATCCGCTTTGGAGCAAACATCACCCGCCATCGTTTCCTGCCGGGCGTTTTTGCCTATGACCTGATAGAAAAGTCGGGCAATGGAAATGTCGTCCCGCCGGGAGACATTGCAGATGGAGCAATTCGCGCAATGGAGTACAGCGCATACATAGAAGACGAGGCTCGCCTGGGCCAGCGGCTGCTCCTCAACCTGGGTGTGCACCTTGCTGCTTACCAGGTAAGGCAGAAGGCTTATTTTTCTCCGCAGCCGCGCCTTTCATTGGCCTGGCAGGTTCATAAAGATTGGAAACTGGAAGCTTATCTCAGCCGCATGCAACAGTTTGTGCACCTGCTTTCCAACTCTGCTTTAGGCCTTCCCACAGAGGTTTGGGTGCCTTCCACCGAAGAATTAGCCCCTCAGGAAGGATGGCAGGCAGGGGTCGGTACTACCTGGAGCTTTCCCAAGGGCTGGCAGGCAAGCCTGGAGGCTTACGCCAAAAGCATGGACCAATTGCTTTCTTATTCAGAAGGAGCCCTGTTCCTCAATGATTGGGAAGGGAATGTGACTTCGGGCAGCGGGCGTGCCTACGGCATGGAAGGTATGCTGGGCAAACGGGTGGGCAAAACAACGGGCTGGCTGGCTTACAGCCTGGCTTATGCCGACCGGCAATATGAGTTTGTAAACAACGGCCGGCCTTATCCTTATAAATATGACCGCCGGCATGACCTCAAGGTGGCTTTCAGCCACCGCATACAAGATTGGATAGAAATCTCGGCCAACTGGATTTTTTCTTCCGGTTTTGCTTTTAGCCTGCCGGCCGAAAAATACGATATCATTCTTCCGGGCCCGGGCGAGCCTCCCATTACCGTAATTGAATATGGCAGCAAAAACGCTTACCGGATGCCGCCCTATCACCGCCTTGACCTGGGCGCCAACTTCTATTTTAATACCGACCGGGTCCACCATACGATCAACGTCGGGGTTTACAACCTATACAACCGGAGAAACCCGTTGTATTACGACCTGCGCAACCATTATGAGGAGGAGGAGGGGCAAATCCAGCTTAAAAAAGAGTTCGTTCCCGTATCAATTATTCCCATGATGCCTTCTCTGAACTATTCAGTAAAATTTTAA